The genomic window CATGAGTCATGATCGCGGGATGTTCGATCAGGCTTTCGACCCCGCCCAACGATTCAGCCAACGCGAACAATTCGCAACGTTCAAGCATACGTCTGGCCTTCTTAAGACCGCCTTTCACCTCGATCGTGATGATGCCGCCGAAGCCGTGCATCTGTCGCTTGGCCAGCGCGTGTTGCGGGTGGCTCTTCAGACCCGGATAAATCGTCCGTTCCACTGCCGGGTGCTTCTCCAGCCATTGCGCCAGTTCCAGCGCACTGGAACAGTGCGCCTTCATGCGCAGATGCAGGGTCTTCAGGCCTCGCATGGCGAGGAAGGCGTCAAACGGACCAGCGATGGCACCGACCGAGTTCTGCAGGAAACCCATCTGCTCGGCCAGATCCTTGCTGCCGGCCACGACGATGCCGCCGACCATGTCGGAATGGCCGTTGAGGTATTTGGTCGCCGAGTGCAGGACGAGATCTGCACCGAGCTCCAACGGACGCTGGATCATCGGTGAACAGAAGGTATTGTCAACCACCAGGATCAGCCCATGCTTCTTGGCGAATGCGGCGACTTTGGCCAGATCGACCAGCTTGAGCATCGGATTGGTCGGCGTCTCAGCCCAGATCATCCGCGTATTGGGCTTGAGCGCGGCCTTCAGCGCCTGGGCATCATTCAGATCGATAAAGCTGAAATCGAGCCCAGCCGAGCGCCGACGGACACGCTCGAACAGCCGGTAACTGCCGCCATAGAGGTCGTCCATGGCGATAACGTGGCTACCGGAGTCCAGCAGATCGAGCACCGTTGCCGCTGCCGCCAGCCCGGAGCCGAATGCAAAACCGGCAACCCCGCCCTCCAGATCGGCCACGCAGCGCTCATAGGCCATGCGCGTAGGATTTTGCGTACGCGAATATTCGTACCCCTTGTGCTTGCCAGGGCTTTCCTGCACGTAGGTCGAGGTGGCATAGATCGGCGTCATGATCGCGCCGGTACTGGGGTCGGGCTGTTGCCCGGCATGAATGGCACGCGTTCCGAGTCCGTGGCGTAAAGCGGCTTTTTTGGTCATGTCAGTCATCACATAAGGCGGCCCGGGACCGTACGTCCCCCCCATACCGCGTGGATCGATCCAGCATTCTACCTGCGAAACCTGACCTTGCCTTAATGAATGCAGCTCGGTGCGACGGTCTCCCTACTTGCGGCATGCGCTTTGTCCGGCCTCCGGGCCATGCCACAATAATCGTTCGCCATGTAAGGATTCGCGCATGTCCATGAGAACGCTGCTTGTTACCGGCGGAGCCGGCTTCATCGGCGCGAACTTCGTGCTGCATGCAGTAAACCACGGTCTGCGCGTCATCAACCTCGACAAGCTGACCTACGCTGGCAACCTGGACACCTTGGCGCCGCTGCAAAACCACGATGGGCATGTCTTCGTGCAAGGCGACATTGGCGACCGGTCACTGGTAACCAGTCTGCTGGTCAAACATCGTCCAGCGGCGATCGTCAACTTTGCCGCCGAATCGCATGTGGACCGCTCGATCGACGGCCCGGCTGCCTTCATCGAGACCAATGTGGTGGGCACGCTGGGCCTGCTGGAATGCGCCCGCGACTATTGGCGCGGCCTGGCAGACGCAGCCCGTGACACGTTCCGTTTCCTGCACGTGTCCACCGACGAGGTCTATGGTTCGCTGGGCGCCGATGGCAAGTTCACCGAAACCACGCCCTATGCGCCCAACTCACCCTACTCCGCCTCCAAGGCCGCCTCGGATCATCTGGTGCGCGCGTTCCACCACACTTACGGATTGCCCACACTCACTACCAACTGCTCGAACAACTACGGGCCGTACCAGTTCCCTGAAAAGCTGATCCCTCTGGTGATCCAGAAGGCGCTGGCCGGCGAGCCGCTGCCCGTCTACGGCGACGGCAAAAATATCCGCGACTGGCTGTTCGTCGGCGACCATTGCAGCGCGATCCGCCGCGTACTGGAAGCCGGCAGGATCGGCGAAACCTACAATGTGGGCGGCAACGCGGAACGCGAAAACATTACCGTGGTGAAAACCATCTGTGCCCTGCTCGACACGCATCGCCCGCTTACAGATGGCCGCCAGCGCGAGTCGTTGATCACCTATGTGAAAGATCGCCCGGGCCATGACCGCCGTTACGCGATCGACTCAAGCAAGCTGCAGCGAGAGTTAGGCTGGCGTCCTTCGCAGACCTTTGAAAGCGGTATCGCGCAGACCGTGGAGTGGTACCTTGCCCACCAGCCGTGGGTGCAAAGGGTGCTCGACGGCAGCTATCGGATGGAGCGGCTCGGCGCATGAGCATGCACAAAGGCATCATCCTCGCCGGCGGGTCCGGCACGCGGCTGTATCCGATCACACAAGCCGTCAGCAAGCAGCTGTTGCCGGTCTACGACAAGCCGATGGTGTATTACCCCTTGGCCACCCTGATGCTGGCCGGCATCCGGCAAGTCCTGATGATCAACACCCCACATGAGCAACTGCTATTCCAGCGCCTGCTGGGCGACGGCTCGCAATGGGGCATCGACATCCAGTATGCCGTGCAGCCCTCCCCCGACGGTCTGGCCCAAGCTTTCCTGATCGGCCGCGACTTCGTTGGCAAGGATCCAAGTTGCCTGGTGCTGGGCGACAACATCTTCTATGGCGTCGGCCTCACCGAACGGCTGAAGCGCGCCGCTGCGCGCGAGCATGGTGCCACCGTATTCGGTTATTGGGTGAAGGATCCGGAACGCTATGGGGTGGCCGAGTTCGATGCCGATGGCTGCGTCATCGGGCTGGAGGAGAAACCCGCCAAACCGAAATCGCAGTATGCCGTCACCGGCCTGTATTTCTACGATGCACGCGTGTGCGACTACGCGGCGGAGCTCAAGCCATCCCCGCGCGGCGAGCTTGAGATCACCGACCTTAACCGCCGCTATCTTGACGACGGCTCGCTGCATCTGGAGCAACTCGGCCGCGGCTACGCCTGGCTCGATACCGGCACGCACGAATCTCTGATGGAAGCGGGCAACTACATCCAGACCATTGAAAACCGGCAAGGGCTGAAGGTTTGCTGCCCTGAGGAAATCGCCTATCTCAGCGGTTGGATCGATGCCGAACAGGTCATGCGCCTGGCGGAGCCGCTGATCAAGACCGGCTACGGCCAATATCTCGTTCAATTGGTAAAGCAGGTGCCCGCTCGATGAAAGCTATACAGACTTCCCTACCAGGCGTGCTGGTGGTCGAGCCGCAGGTATTCGAGGATCCACGCGGTTTCTTTTACGAGAGTTACAACGAGGCGAAATACGCCAAGCTCGGCATTCACGCGAACTTCGTGCAGACCAATGTCTCGCGCTCTTCGAAGGGCGTGCTGCGCGGTCTTCACTATCAGTGGCCGAATCCGCAGGGCAAGCTGGTCAGCGTGCTGGAGGGTGAGGTTTACGACGTCGCCGTGGACATCCGCCGCGGCTCGCCCACTTTTGGGCAATGGACGAGCGTGATGCTAACTGCCGACAACCATCGGCACATGTGGATTCCGCCCGGCTTCGCCCATGGTTTTTGCGTGCTATCTGATTTTGCGACGTTCACTTACCAGTGCACGACACTGTATGACGCGGCGGCGGATGCAGGCATTTGCTGGAACGATGCAGCTATCGGCGTCGATTGGCCGATCAGCGAACCGCTAGTTTCCGCCAAGGACGTCAAGTCGCCACTACTGGCCGACGTATCGCCCGATCGTTTGCCGCTGTTCGAAACATGAACATCCTGCTACTTGGCGCCAACGGACAGCTTGGCCGTAGCTTTATCGAACACGGTGGCCTGGCAACACGCGGAAAGCTTTTTGCTGCCACACGCGACGGTCGACGCTTCGACGGCAACCCAGCCGAGGTCGCTGATCTATCGCAGCCTGACACGTTGCCCAGCCTGCTGGACCGGCTGCAACCACGATTGATCGTCAATACTGCCGCCTATACGGCGGTGGATCGCGCTGAGAGCGAAGAAGCGCAGGCCACGCGAATCAATGGCGATGCCGTTGGCGTGCTCGCCAAATGGACTGCCAACAACGACGCCCTGGTGATTCATTACTCCACCGACTACGTCTTCAGCGGGAACGCCACAGCGCCCTATCCCATCAGCGCCCCAGCCGCTCCGCTTGGTGCTTATGGGCGCAGCAAGCTCGCTGGGGAAATCTCCTTGCGAGAGAGCGGCGCCCATCATTTATTGCTGCGGACCGCCTGGGTCTACTCGTCGCACGGGCAAAATTTCCTTCGTACGATGCTTCGCCTGGCGGGAGAGCGCGAAGAAATCCGAATCGTAGCTGACCAACACGGCAGCCCCACCGATACGACGCTGATCGTGCAGGCTACCCTTGCTGCCCTCGATACCTGGCTGGAAGCCGACCCCATGCGACGCGATCAATTAAATGGCGTGCATCATCTGGTCGCCAGCGGCAGCACTACCTGGCATGGGTTTGCCGAGGTCATCATGCAGGAAGCCAAGACGTTGGGATTACTTACCCGCGTGCCGAAGCTGACCCCTATCACGACCGCAGAATTCCCTACCCCCGCTCGTCGACCGGCCTGGTCTGTACTGGACAACACAGGCTTCCAGCAGCAATTTAGCTATCCTATGCCGGATTGGCGGCAAGGTTTGCGTCACATTATCAAAGCACTGGTCCTATAAAACATGTTGATTCCTCTCATCCTCAGTGGTGGTAGCGGCACCCGCCTGTGGCCGGTCTCGCGCAGAAACCTTCCTAAGCAGTTTCTCGCACTCAGCGGCGACGGCACGCTTTTCCAGCAAGCAGTCACCCGCACGCAGAAGCTGCCAGAAGCCACGGCGCCGATCATCGTCGCCAGCGAAGACCATCGATTCTTGGCGGCTGACCAACTGCTGGAAGCTGGCGTACAAGGCGCCACCATCGTGTTGGAACCCATCGCCCGCAACACTGCCCCAGCCATAGCCCTGGGCGCGCTGAAAGCGGTCGAGCGCGACCCGCAGGCCCTTCTACTGGTGCTGCCCGCTGATCACCTGATTGGCGACACGGAAAACTTTGCCGCTGCAGTGCAACAAGCATTGTCTGCGGCTCGTGATGGCTGGTT from Dyella caseinilytica includes these protein-coding regions:
- a CDS encoding trans-sulfuration enzyme family protein; this encodes MTKKAALRHGLGTRAIHAGQQPDPSTGAIMTPIYATSTYVQESPGKHKGYEYSRTQNPTRMAYERCVADLEGGVAGFAFGSGLAAAATVLDLLDSGSHVIAMDDLYGGSYRLFERVRRRSAGLDFSFIDLNDAQALKAALKPNTRMIWAETPTNPMLKLVDLAKVAAFAKKHGLILVVDNTFCSPMIQRPLELGADLVLHSATKYLNGHSDMVGGIVVAGSKDLAEQMGFLQNSVGAIAGPFDAFLAMRGLKTLHLRMKAHCSSALELAQWLEKHPAVERTIYPGLKSHPQHALAKRQMHGFGGIITIEVKGGLKKARRMLERCELFALAESLGGVESLIEHPAIMTHASVPAANRKRLGISDGLIRLSVGVEDVKDLKDELASALKI
- the rfbB gene encoding dTDP-glucose 4,6-dehydratase; this encodes MRTLLVTGGAGFIGANFVLHAVNHGLRVINLDKLTYAGNLDTLAPLQNHDGHVFVQGDIGDRSLVTSLLVKHRPAAIVNFAAESHVDRSIDGPAAFIETNVVGTLGLLECARDYWRGLADAARDTFRFLHVSTDEVYGSLGADGKFTETTPYAPNSPYSASKAASDHLVRAFHHTYGLPTLTTNCSNNYGPYQFPEKLIPLVIQKALAGEPLPVYGDGKNIRDWLFVGDHCSAIRRVLEAGRIGETYNVGGNAERENITVVKTICALLDTHRPLTDGRQRESLITYVKDRPGHDRRYAIDSSKLQRELGWRPSQTFESGIAQTVEWYLAHQPWVQRVLDGSYRMERLGA
- the rfbA gene encoding glucose-1-phosphate thymidylyltransferase RfbA, which produces MSMHKGIILAGGSGTRLYPITQAVSKQLLPVYDKPMVYYPLATLMLAGIRQVLMINTPHEQLLFQRLLGDGSQWGIDIQYAVQPSPDGLAQAFLIGRDFVGKDPSCLVLGDNIFYGVGLTERLKRAAAREHGATVFGYWVKDPERYGVAEFDADGCVIGLEEKPAKPKSQYAVTGLYFYDARVCDYAAELKPSPRGELEITDLNRRYLDDGSLHLEQLGRGYAWLDTGTHESLMEAGNYIQTIENRQGLKVCCPEEIAYLSGWIDAEQVMRLAEPLIKTGYGQYLVQLVKQVPAR
- the rfbC gene encoding dTDP-4-dehydrorhamnose 3,5-epimerase, with protein sequence MKAIQTSLPGVLVVEPQVFEDPRGFFYESYNEAKYAKLGIHANFVQTNVSRSSKGVLRGLHYQWPNPQGKLVSVLEGEVYDVAVDIRRGSPTFGQWTSVMLTADNHRHMWIPPGFAHGFCVLSDFATFTYQCTTLYDAAADAGICWNDAAIGVDWPISEPLVSAKDVKSPLLADVSPDRLPLFET
- the rfbD gene encoding dTDP-4-dehydrorhamnose reductase, which codes for MNILLLGANGQLGRSFIEHGGLATRGKLFAATRDGRRFDGNPAEVADLSQPDTLPSLLDRLQPRLIVNTAAYTAVDRAESEEAQATRINGDAVGVLAKWTANNDALVIHYSTDYVFSGNATAPYPISAPAAPLGAYGRSKLAGEISLRESGAHHLLLRTAWVYSSHGQNFLRTMLRLAGEREEIRIVADQHGSPTDTTLIVQATLAALDTWLEADPMRRDQLNGVHHLVASGSTTWHGFAEVIMQEAKTLGLLTRVPKLTPITTAEFPTPARRPAWSVLDNTGFQQQFSYPMPDWRQGLRHIIKALVL